The DNA region TCGAGGCTTTCAAGATTCTCAAGCCCTTGTTCTAAGCACTTTTAATAATCGCATTTTGAACTCACAGGAAATTAGCAATTTAGGTCTACCATTTGCTGAAACCAGAAGAAATGGTGGCTCACATTGTATTCTGTAACCTCTTCATAGCAGACTCTAATTGCAAATAATCtatacattttttgtaaaatcCCAACTGGAGATGAGAAGTCTAAACTACATACTGGTGTAACAATCCCCAAAAGCACAACTTCCTAAAACTGAAGCATAACATTTTGTGGTCTTTCAGACCTCCCCATGTATTTGTTGAAAGTTGTTATGCTGGGGTGAAACCAGATGTTTTGGTTGAGTGCTACGTATATtgccttttttaattttattttatagaTTGGGCTGTCTGTTGTCAAAGAATGGAGTCAGAGTGGTCCTTTTCGATATAAGAAGACCAGCTCAGGATCTCCCAGACGAAGTTCAGTTTATACAAGGAGATGTTCGGTCTCTTTCTGCTGTAGAAGATGCCTTCACAAATGCCACTTGCATAATCCACACAGCTTCCTATGGAATGTCGGGTCGGGAACAACTGCAAACACAACTAATAGAAGAAGTCAATGTGACGGGCACAGACAACGTTATCCAAGCTTGCGTGCATAAAAATGTCCCAAGGCTTGTTTACACCAGTACTTTCAACGTCGTTTTTGGTGGGCAGACAATTCGAAATGGAGATGAATCTATGGAGTATCTCCCTCTGCATCGACATGCTGACAACTACTCTCGCACCAAAACCATCGCAGAGCAGAAGGTGCTGAAAGCCAACGGGCTACAGCTGGCTAACAAAAGTGATCATTTAAGGACCTGTGCTCTTAGGTCAGCTGGTATCTATGGACCTGGTGAACAAAGACATCTGCCAAGAATCATTAAGACCGTTGACCAAGGCTTGTTAATGTTCTTGTACGGGGATCACCACAACCGCGTACAATTTGTCCATGTCGATAATCTTGCCTCTGCCCACATGTTGGCAGCTGAAGGCCTTACAGCACAGAAAAAACATGTAGCTGCAGGGAAAGCATACTTTATTGCAGATCGCCACCCTGTTGATAATTTTGAATTCTTACGTCCTTTTATCGAAGGTCTTGGATACAAATATCCTACCTTTCGTCTCCCCCTATTCTTTGTATACTTCATGGCCTACCTCACGGAGTGGTTGCATTTTTTTATAAGACCGTTTTATAATTTCCAGCCTTTACTTACTCGTGCTGAAGTGTACAAGACAGGAGTTACCCACTACTTCAACTTGGGTAAAGCCAAAGAAGAGCTTGGGTATGATCCCGAGCCATTCAGTATGGACGAAGTTACCAAATGGTTCAAAGCTCAGGGTTATGGTCGGCAGGTAACCGTGACCACAAGCAATAATTTTGTTTGGGACACTGTgttattcctcttgttccttgtgGTGCTTCTTGCTTGGATCCCTAGAGTAGTGGGCTAATAGTTTACCTTCCAGACATCCAGGATTTTTTCAGGCTTACCTGAAATTGAAGGCATTATTATATCAGccggcagccattttgttttcagtaattttttCTAACTCTCTCCCAAGCAAACAATTTTTTACTTTATTGCGGGGGTGGGTCTTTTCCTCTCCTGGGATAAATTGCAGTAAGATGCAACCCTAAAGCTGCCAAATTTCAAAAGGAACCTGAACAGAAAGCTTGAGGCCCttttaaagggaatttgaagtgaaaataaacttataatataatgaattgttcgTGTAGTACAGCAAaccaatagaacattagtagcaaagaaaatagtcgcatattgtttccaatacgggaagagttaagaaacgtcagttgttatctatgcaaaagagcttctttgacccactgggtcagctacagtgctgttttctgaagcacttatacatcatagaaacagtgaaagacaacttcagataagatttgactgcagggaagttcaaagggacattagctctgctctgtttcatagtttaaaatgcagagtgtagtttgtaaactgcaaatattagagaatgatgcaatgttataagaaaaagcctgtataactgaaaataaaaacatgagattcTTTTTtttgctaatgttctattaattatccatactatacatacaattcattatatcatgagtttttttctcgctttagtgtcactttaaagatgaAGTATAGACAGAAGAAAAAGACAAAGCAAACTGTGTTCTGTACTACAATCTGACATTGTTATAATAgcaagctttaaagggaacttgaagtgaaaggtttatggagactgctatatttatttcttttttaaagatTAACTATTGCCTGGtgacctgctgatctttttggctgcagtagtatctggaccacacacctgaaacaagcatgcagctaatccagtcacatatCAGTCGTAGCGCctgaatctgcatgcttgttcagggctatgaataaaggtattagaggcaaaggatcagcaggagagccaggcaactggtattgtttaagaggaaataaatatggcagcctccatatccctcaccacCTAGACAGTGTAGATAAAGTTCATAGGAAACAAATGATCCAGGTCCAGCTAGCAGACAATCATTCATTGAAGTTGCTCCTTCTATGAACGATGGGAAAAGATAACGATCTACGAGTTTGGGGAGGCATTTTACAAAGATTGCCAAATAATTGGATATCACTTCCATTGTCTGAAAGATCATCTAATAGTGGAGAAGATTTCAAACTGCTACCGTGCCCAGGACAGGACCTCAACAAGTTCAGCTGAAGGTCAGAACATACTGGAGCAGACCTAGGAACCCTAGACTTTCATAACAGGTAGCTTTTACCACTGTTAATGCCAAAGTGCTTATATCTGCCACTCAAAAGAGTCTGCACAATTTACATGGACAGGGAGGTGTGGCAGAATTAAACCTCTGCTTTCAAGAAAGAACAAAGCTGGGCTATAATTAGCTTGTAAATGCCTAGGCATTGACTCAAGACTGGAACATTCTGCTTTATATAGATGAGGCAAGGAGAGAGAGAGTTATTTAGCCACATTGCCAGGAGACTTTAAGGGTAAAACCAAAGACCACattacagaatcagaatcactttatttcgccaagtacagcaaaagctgtaatcggaattatttgtggtacacatggcataggcctAAATTAGTATAATACAAGACAGACGCACAACATGTACACTTTAAATGCATTGCTATTACAAACACaggtaaataatgataataatgataatagtaaAGGTGCAGGTAGTGGCCACGAGTCAATTTCGATGAGCCCAGCTAGAGTGCGCTGGTATGCGGGCCAGatagggggaggttggagttcagaagtcgaacagcttgggggaagaaggtgttcttccgcctggtggttttggatggtatagcccTATAGCGACGGCCcagcgggaggagcttgaagtagcggctgccagggtgagtggggtcacgggagatcatggtggccctcttcctcatcctatttGAGTGGAGGAGgtcgagaggtggaagaggagatccgatgatcttctccgcgtccgttatgactctctgcagtttgtgtttgtcgctgaccgttgcaccagcataccagacaatgactgaggagcagaggatggattctatggtggaagtatagaaactagtcagcagctccctgggcatgccaaatctcttcagttggcgcaggaagaacagcctctgctgagatttcttctggattttggtggtgttctgttcccacttcagattgtttgtcagagtcgtgccgaggaaccgcacaGATGTCACTCTAGAAACTTCGGttcccccaatgaggacaggtgggagggggggagggtttctcctgaaatCAGCGACTAGCTcgacagtctttgctgcgttgaggactaggttgttgtccttgcaccagttgcatattctctctacttcgctgcggtactccaACTCCCCGTTTCTACCGATAAGGCcaatgatagtggtgtcatctgcgaatttgatgactttcacagagtcagtggatgagatgcagttattggtatagagggagaacagtagaggtgacagaacacagccttgtggagcctctGTATTGGTGGTACGAACACTGGAGAGgtggttgccgagcttcacctgctgcgttctgtttgtcaggaagtctttgatccatgcccgaagagtagggtcaactccgagctgcgtcagattggtgatcaggatgtctgggcagatcgtgttgaacgctgagctaaagtctaggaacaggatcctagcataggaggcagGGCTGTCTAGATGCTCGGTGATGTATGCCatgctggcattgatggcgtcctctacagatctgtttgccctatatgcaaattggagcgggtctaaaagggcgtccgtggacttcttcaggtgggccaggactaaccgctcaaggagcttcatgatgttagaggttagggccactggtcggaagttattgtgctcggaGCTGCCTGatttttttgggactggtacaattttagatctcttaaagcaggaggggactgtaccatccGATAAGGACTGcttaaataaggaggtgagcacaggagcTAGTTGGTCAGCACAGGATCGCAGGCAGATAgacgacactccgtccgggccagAGGATTTTCTTGGGTTTAGCTTACGAAGGTGCCGGAGAACCTCCGATTCCAGAACAGAGACAGGAGCCAGGGGGACGAGTTCCCCAGAGGGAGGGGTCACCAAAGTCGATGCTGTTTGGCCCACGGGCTGGTTGGGATGctgctcgaatctgcagtagaactcgttgagctctTCCGCCAGTCGAGGGCTCGGGGGCGCCGTATGGGGTgctggtttgaagttcgtggctgctctcaggcccttccatacgtCCCGTGTATTTGAGGACTGTAGGCAGAGTCTCAGCTTTTCggcgtaggccctctttgcagttcgcagttctcttttcaaggcgagcctggcctctctgaattcctctggggagccagacctgtgcgcttcctctttgCATTTCCGGAGTCGGCGAAGCTTGTtattgaaccaaggcttgttgttggggtagactctgaaggacttggatgggatacatgcttcttcgcagaagctaatgtaggaggtgacattctcggcccattcatcaagggtcgATGCCTCCAGAGTcgtccagtcggtggtttcaaagcacGCTTGGAGCTCCAGTTTGGCCTCTGCTGTCCATTTTTTA from Hyperolius riggenbachi isolate aHypRig1 chromosome 11, aHypRig1.pri, whole genome shotgun sequence includes:
- the SDR42E1 gene encoding short-chain dehydrogenase/reductase family 42E member 1 translates to MSESPRETVVITGGGGYFGHRLGCLLSKNGVRVVLFDIRRPAQDLPDEVQFIQGDVRSLSAVEDAFTNATCIIHTASYGMSGREQLQTQLIEEVNVTGTDNVIQACVHKNVPRLVYTSTFNVVFGGQTIRNGDESMEYLPLHRHADNYSRTKTIAEQKVLKANGLQLANKSDHLRTCALRSAGIYGPGEQRHLPRIIKTVDQGLLMFLYGDHHNRVQFVHVDNLASAHMLAAEGLTAQKKHVAAGKAYFIADRHPVDNFEFLRPFIEGLGYKYPTFRLPLFFVYFMAYLTEWLHFFIRPFYNFQPLLTRAEVYKTGVTHYFNLGKAKEELGYDPEPFSMDEVTKWFKAQGYGRQVTVTTSNNFVWDTVLFLLFLVVLLAWIPRVVG